The DNA sequence TTTTCCGGGGTTCTCATACTGGCCAGTTTTCTGGGATGGCTCATCCAGGGCGGGTTCAACCTCGGCATCGACTTCTCCGGCGGTCTTATGATTGAATATCTTTTCAACCAGAAACTGCCGTTGGATGAGGTCCGCAACACGGTCACCGGCATCGGTTTCCAGGGGGCGGAGATCACCGACATCCAGGGAAATCCCAAGAATCTCATGATCCGCGTCCCGATGCAGGGGAGTCGATCGGCCAACGATATGAGCCCCTCGGCGCAGATCCTGGCGGCCTTGCAGGAGAAGTATCCGGGCTTGGAGGGAGACCTCTATCTAGAAGAATCTGTGGGGCCGAAAATCGGAAGTGAGTTGCGGGGCAAGGCGACCATGGCGGTTCTTATCTCGCTCCTCGGCATCCTCATCTACATCGCCATACGGTTCGAGCTGAAGTTCGCCTTTGCCGCGGTGCTGGCCCTCTTCCATGACGTCCTCATCACCCTCGGGGTCTTCGCCATCCTTCAAAGGGAGATTACCCTCCCCGTTATCGCGGCCCTCCTGACGATCGGCGGGTATTCGGTCAATGACACAATCATCGTTTTCGATCGGATTCGAGAGCAGCTGAAGATACGGAGGCGGGTGCCGTTTGAGGATATTCTCGATCTCAGCATCAATCAGACCCTGTCGCGGACGATCATCACGGCGTCCACGACGCTCTTCACCGTCCTGGCCCTCTTTATCCTGGGGGGGCAGGTGATTCATGATTTTGCCCTGGCGATGTTGCTCGGGATCACCATCGGAACATACTCCTCCATCTTCGTGGCCAGCTCGACGGTCCTCGTTATTCAAAACCTCTTCAATCGCGCGCGTCCTTCCGCGACCGGGCGGATCAAGACGGAGGCTTCACCGGCCCCGTCCCAATAGCCTTTGAAAGGGCCCGCGCACGCGGGCCCTTTTTTCATCCGTCCCAGATGTGTTAACTTGATCTCACGGTTGATGCCGCTGGGGAGGTTCATGGCCCCGCCCCGGAACCCGGAAGGGGCCTTCGGGTTTCAAGGACGTATCCGGTCTCAGCCCCCATTTTGAGACGCTGATTCATAGATGCAGCAATGTGAGGAACCCATGACCCGCTGGCGGCCCGTCCTGATTCTCATCCTCCTTCTAATCCCCCTGGGAGAGCTCTACGGGCAGCCCCCGACTCCCGGCATGGCCATTGGACGGTTGAAATATGGCGGCGGCGGGGATTGGTACAGTAATCCGACATCTCTACCCAATCTGGCCCGGGCCCTCCAGAACGAAACGAGCTTGTGGGTTACACGGATCGAGGAGACCCGTCTCTCCCCGATGGATGAGAATCTCTACAATCATCCCCTCGTTTATATGAACGGCCATGGGAAAATCCGCTTCACCGAGGCGGAGGCGCGGCGGCTGCGAACCTACCTTTTGGCCGGCGGATTCCTCTTCGCCGATGATAATTATGGGATGGATGAATCGTTCCGGCAGGAAATCCACCGGGTTTTCCCGGACCGGGAGCTGCTGGAACTCCCCTACGAGCATCCGATCTATCATGGCATCTACGATTTTCCCAACGGGCCGCCGAAAATCCATGAGCATGACGCGAAACCGGCTCAGGGATTCGGAATTTTCGATGACAATGGACGTCTCATGGTCTTCTACACCTACCAGGCCGACATTGGAGATGGTCTGGAGGATCCGGATGTCCACTCAGACCCTCCCCAATTGCGGGAGCAAGCCCAACGGATGGCTATCAACGTGATCTTTTACGCGCTGACCTCCTAGGAGTCGGCGCCCGTGGGGGCGAAGATGGCGGACATCGATCAGGATTCCCGGCCGGGCTCACGGCCGGGCGCCGAGCAGCGATCCTGGAATGAGATTTTAAAGCAAACCTATCGACGGGCGCTCGGCCGCGCCGGGGCCGAATCGTCGCTCCTGGCTCTTGCTTGGGTCGCCCCCTTCTGGCTCCTGCTGCTCGCCCTGGGAATGCTGATGCCGGCATCCCCTCTTTCGGCTTGGATTTTTGCCGGATTAGCTTTGGCCGCGGGCCTGGGCGGTATTATCTGGGGGCTTCGCCGTTATCTCCGCCGCCGTAGCGATCTGGAGACATTCGGCGCCTGGCTTGAACAAAGGGCCGATCTCTTTGATAACGAATTCATCAATGCCCTCCGTCTCGAATTGAATCCCCTGGAAGGAGACCCGCTGGCCCGCCATCTGATCGGGAGGGTTATCGCGCGGGCGCGGAAGATCCATCACGATCTGCCGATACCGAAGCTTTATCAAACCACCTCCTTGCGCCGTCCCGGCCTGATCGCGGCGGCGGCGGGCCTCATCGCGCTGCTGCTCTTCGTCCTGTCACCGGTGGCCTTCCGCGATTCCCTCACGGCGCTGACCACCCCCGCTTCGATTCAGCCGCCCCTGGTGCTGATGACGGTGGCGCCGGGGGATATATCTCTCGACCGGGGATCTTCCTTGGATGTGACCGCATCGGTGGAATCGACTGAAAAGATCGAAGCGGCGCATCTGTTGGTGAAGGGGGCGGATGGCGTTTGGCGTTCCTACCCGATGACGCCCACGGATGCACTCGATGGATCGGGGCGGCCGGCGGGTTCAGCCGACGCGGTCCCGGGCAGGCTCCGCAAGGATTTTTCGTATCATTTCGCCGATCTCCAGGCAGGCCTGACCTATCTTGTCGCGACGGAGAGCGACCGGAGCCGGCCTTATCAGGTCACCCTGCGCGAACCCCTGCGCGCGCTGGGGTACCGCAAGATACTGGAATGGCCCTCTTATACAAAACTGCCCCGTCAATCCGAGGTGGCTTCTCATGGCGATTTCTCGGCCCTATTGGGAACGCGGGCAACGCTGCAGATCACCGCGTCGCGGCCGGGGGCGGAAGGAGCGGTGATTTGGAATTCCGGCGATCGGCAGGTTCTGCGCTCCTCCGGCGGCGAGTTGGAGGGCGGGTGGATCGTCGCAAAGGCCGATACCTACCGTGTCTCCCTCCGCGACACCCTCGGGGGCGCCTGGCGTTCAGAGCCCTTCGTGGTCAGCCTGCTGGATGATCTTCCTCCCGTTTTGAGGGTCTTGTCACCGACCGGTGATCTCAACGTTCCCACCGACATGCAAGTTATTCTCGATGTGGAGTGTGTTGACGACTACGGCCTGGGCGAGTTGGTTCTCATCTACAGCCGGGCGTGGGAGCCGCCGCAACGCCTGTCCCTCGGGTTGTGGGAATCGGCCCGCGAAGCCCGCATCACCTATCCGTGGGATTTGGAGGACTTGGGATTGCTGCCGGGAACGGAGGTTTCTTTCTTCTTCGAACTCTCCGACAACGACGCCGTCCTCGGGCCGAAGATCACCCGCAGCGCCATGTTTACGATTCGCTTCCCGTCGCTGGCTGAAATGTATACCCAGCTGGAGGAAGAACAGGAACAGGATATATTCGACCTTGGTGAAATGCTTGATGTACAAGAGAAGCTCCAGGATGACCTTGAAGAGATATCGAGAGAGCTGAAGAAGG is a window from the Candidatus Eisenbacteria bacterium genome containing:
- the secF gene encoding protein translocase subunit SecF is translated as MFQLISQTDYKFMRIRRQAFIFSGVLILASFLGWLIQGGFNLGIDFSGGLMIEYLFNQKLPLDEVRNTVTGIGFQGAEITDIQGNPKNLMIRVPMQGSRSANDMSPSAQILAALQEKYPGLEGDLYLEESVGPKIGSELRGKATMAVLISLLGILIYIAIRFELKFAFAAVLALFHDVLITLGVFAILQREITLPVIAALLTIGGYSVNDTIIVFDRIREQLKIRRRVPFEDILDLSINQTLSRTIITASTTLFTVLALFILGGQVIHDFALAMLLGITIGTYSSIFVASSTVLVIQNLFNRARPSATGRIKTEASPAPSQ
- a CDS encoding DUF4159 domain-containing protein, which gives rise to MQQCEEPMTRWRPVLILILLLIPLGELYGQPPTPGMAIGRLKYGGGGDWYSNPTSLPNLARALQNETSLWVTRIEETRLSPMDENLYNHPLVYMNGHGKIRFTEAEARRLRTYLLAGGFLFADDNYGMDESFRQEIHRVFPDRELLELPYEHPIYHGIYDFPNGPPKIHEHDAKPAQGFGIFDDNGRLMVFYTYQADIGDGLEDPDVHSDPPQLREQAQRMAINVIFYALTS